CTCGGCCATCAGGACTTCTTCCGGCTCATCGGTCAGCTCACCGTCGGGGTAGTACGGCGGCCCGGGCGGCAGCGCGGCGACCAGCACCCCGATCAGCACGTCGAGTTGCTCGCCGGTGGTCGCCGAGACCGGCACCACCTCGGCGTCGCCGCCCACCAATTCACTCACCGCGACGAGTTGTGCCGCGAGTTTGTCCTTGGACACCGTATCGATCTTGGTGACGATCGCCACCAAAGTCGTTCTGGGCGCGGTGGTTCGGATCTGCTCGACGATCCACCGGTCCCCCGGGCCGATCGCCTCGTCGGCCGGGATGCACAAGCCGATGGCGTCGACCTCGCTGTAGGTGTCGCGGACCAGGTCGTTGAGTCGCTTGCCCAGCAGCGTCCGCGGCCGGTGCAGACCCGGGGTGTCGACGAGGATGATCTGGAAGTCGTCGCGGTGCACGATGCCGCGGATCGTGTGCCGGGTGGTCTGCGGCCGGTTCGAGGTGATCGCTACCTTCGAGCCGACCAGCGCGTTGGTCAGCGTCGACTTGCCGGTGTTCGGCCGGCCGACGAAACAGACGAAGCCGGAACGGAATTCGGTCATCGCGTCTCGCTCTCGTCGACGCGGCTGAGCAGGACGGTGCCAATCCGGACCCGGCCGCGGTGGTCGGGGCCACCTTCGGCATGCAAACGCAGACCGTGCGACACCACCTCCGAACCGGGCAGCGGGACGCGACCCAATTCCAGGGCCAGCAGTCCACCGACCGTGTCGACGTCGAGGTCCTCCTCGAACTCCAGGTCGTAGAGCTCGCCGACATCTTCGATCGGCAACCGTGCCGACACGCGAAAGCGGTTGTCGCCCAGCTCTTCCACTGGCGCCACCTCGGCGGCGTCATATTCGTCGGCGATCTCACCGACGATCTCCTCTAGCACGTCCTCGATGGTCACCAAGCCGGCGATCGCGCCGTATTCGTCGACCAGCAACGTCATGTGGTTGCGGTCGCGCTGCATTTCACGCAGCAAGTCGTCGAGCGGTTTGGAGTCCGGCACGAACACCGCCGGTCGCATGACCTCCGTGACCGGAGTCTCGCGGCCGTTTGCTGACGAGTAATACGCTTGCTGCACACAATCTTTCAAATAGACCACCCCGACGATGTCATCGACGTTCTCGCCGATCACCGGAATGCGGGAATGCCCGCTGCGCACGGCCAGCGATGTCGCGGCGGCGACGGTCTTATCGCTTTCGATCCAGATCATCTCGGTGCGGGGCACCATGACCTCGCGGGCCGGGGTGTCGCCGAGCTCGAACACCGACTGGATCATCCGGCGTTCGTCGTCGGCCACCACCCCGCGCTGCTGCGCCAGGTCGACCACTTCGCGTAACTCGATCTCGGAAGAGAACGGGCCGTTGCGAAACCCGCGCCCGGGCGTCAGCATGTTTCCCAGGACCACCAGCACCCGGCTGATCGGTGTCAGCAGCACCGAAATCGCTTGCAGCGGAAGGGCCGAGACGAGAGCGATCGAGTAGGCGTTCTGCCGGCCGAGGGTCCTGGGGCCGACACCGATGACGACGAAGCTGACGATCACCATGACGACTGCCGCGATGAACATCCCCCAGTCGCGGCTCACCGCACGGTAGAAGAACTGGGCTAGCAGCACCGTCGCGCTGATCTCGCAGACGATCCGCAACAGCACCACCAGGTTGATGTAACGGGGACGGTCGGTCATGATTTTGGCCAGCCGCCCCGCGCCCGGTCGTTCGTCGCGGACCATCTCCTGCACGCGCGCCATCGACACCGTGCTGATCGCCGCGTCGATGGCCGCGAACACGCTGCCGAGGGAGATCAGCACGATCGCGCCGAACAGCGAAGCGAAGTGGCTCAATGGTCGAAATATCGTGATTTGTCCAGCAATCGCTGATCGCGGTCCTGCTGGCGTTGCTGACGGTAGTATTCCACCTGGTCGGCGACCCACTCCTCGAGCAGGCGGCGCTGCAGGCCGAACATCTCTTTCTCCTCGTCCGGTTCGGCGTGGTCGTAGCCCAGCAGGTGCAGCACACCGTGAATCGTCAACAGCGCCAACTCATGTCCCAGCGAGTGACCGGCCGCGGCGGCTTGTTCGGCGGCGAACTCGGGGCACAGCACGATGTCGCCGAGCATGGCCGGTCCCGGCTCGGGCGCGTCGGGGCGACCGCCTGGCTCGAGCTCGTCCATCGGAAAGCTCATCACGTCGGTCGGCCCGGGCAGGTCCATCCAGCGCATGTGCAGATCGGCCATCGCAGCGCTGTCCAGCAGCACCATCGACAGCTCGGCGGCAGGATTGACGTCCATCTGCGCGATCACGAACTTTGCGACGCTGATCAATTCGGATTCCGAGACGTCGAACCCGGACTCGTTGGCGACCTCGATCGTCAAGGCGTCACCGGTGGCCCGAGCCGCGTCGCGCGGCCCGGTTCATCGACAGGCCGGGCTGTTCGTGGCGCGCGTAGGCATCCACGATCTCCGACACCAGCCGGTGCCGCACGACGTCGGAGCTGGTGAGCTCCGAGATGTGGATGTCGTCGATGCCGTCGAGGATGTCGACGGCGGCGCGCAGGCCCGATCGGCTGTTGCCGGGCAGATCAATCTGCGTAACATCGCCAGTGACAACAATTTTCGAGCCAAACCCGAGCCGAGTCAGGAACATCTTCATCTGCTCGGCGGTGGTGTTCTGGGCCTCGTCGAGGATGATGAACGCATCGTTGAGTGTCCTGCCCCGCATGAAGGCGAGGGGCGCGACCTCGATGACTCCTGACGACATCAGCTTCGGGATCAGGTCGGGGTCCATCATGTCGTGCAGCGCGTCGTAGAGCGGCCGCAGATAGGGGTCGATCTTTTCGTAGAGGGTGCCCGGCAGAAAGCCAAGGCGTTCACCGGCTTCCACTGCTGGCCGGGTCAGGATGATGCGGGTGACCTGCTTGGTCTGCAGCGCGTTGACCGCCTTGGCCATCGCCAGGTAGGTCTTACCGGTACCGGCCGGGCCGATTCCGAAGACGATGGTGTGGTCGTCGATCGCGTCGACGTAGCGCTTCTGGTTCAGCGTCTTGGGCCGAATCGTCTTGCCGCGGCGCGACAGGATGTCCAGCGTCAAGACCTCCGCGGGCGACTCGTTGCCGGTGCCGACCAGCATTGCGACGCTGTGGCGCACCCCCTCGGGGGTGAGCGGCTGGCCGCCGGCGACGATCGCGACGAGTTCGGACAGCACCCGCTCCGCGAGCGCGACGTCGGCGGGCAGCCCGGAGATCGTCACCGCGTTGCCGCGCACATGCAGGTCAGCGGCCAACTGGCGCTCGAGGGTGCGCAGATTTTCGTCAGCCGAACCGAGCAGGCCCATGACGAGGTCGGGCGGAACATCGATGCTGCTGCGAACCGAAGACGTGGACGGGCCAGCAGCGTTGGTTTCGCGGGGCGTCACGTGTGTTCTTCAAACCTGCTTTCTGCGGTGTGTCCAGCGAGTTAGCGCTTCGAGTCTACCGCCGGTCGGTGAACGGACCCAATGGTTGGCCGCCGTCGGCAGTTGACCACCGCGACGTCAACACCCCCAGCGCGCCGAGCGCGACGGCCGCCGCGGTCGACGTTCGCAGCACGGTCGGCCCCAGCCGGACCGCTTTCGCACCGGCTTCCACGAGTGCGGTGATCTCGTCGGGGGCTATTCCGCCCTCCGGGCCGACGACGACCGTCACCGACGTCGCCTGCGCCGGGCTCAGATCCGTCAACGGCCGCTCGGCGACACCGTCCAGCGCCAGGACGAGGCCGCCTTCGGCGACCAGGTCACCGATTCGCACCGCCAACATCGCAGTGGACCACACGCCCTCGACGGGCGGGATGTAGGCGCGGCGGGACTGCTGTGCCGCCGCTCGCGCGACCGCCGACCAGCGTCGCAAGCCCTTGTCGGCGCGCGGGCCGTCCCAGCGGGCCACGCACCGGGCAGCCTGCCAGGCGACCAGCGTGTCGGCGCCGGCTTCGGTCGCCAATTCGACGGCCAGCTCGGAGCGCTCGGATTTGGGCAGGGCCTGGACGACGGTCACCGGCGGCCGAGCGGGCTGGACGTGTCGACGGTCGAGCACCCTGGCCCGCAGCCCGTCACGCGCGACCTGCTCGACGACGCAGCGCGCAACGGCGCCGTTGCCGTCGCCGAGCGTCAGCGCCTCGCCGACGCGGATGCGGCGCACGGTGGCGGCGTGGAAGCCTTCGTCACCGTCGACGACCGCGACCTCACCGTTTTCGGGCAGCGCGCCGACATAGAACAGGCCGGCCAATTAGCGGCCGGTGAACGTTTCGCGCAGCCGGCTGAACAGCCCGCCATTGTGGTTGGCGGGCGCATGAGTCGACTGGACCTCGGCGACGTCGCGGCCGCGTCGGCTCTTGAACTCGCGCAGCAGCTCGGCGTCCTGGTGGTCGAGCCGTTCGGGCACCACCACCTCGACGTGTACGTGCAGGTCACCGCGTGCGCCGGAACGCAGGTGCGGCATGCCGTGGCCGCGGCGAGTCGTCACCGAATTGGGCTGTGTGCCCGGCGGAATCGTGATCTCGGTCAGGCCGTCGAGGATCGCGTCGATGGTCACGGTCGTGCCCAGCGCCGCGTCGACCATCGGCACCGAAATCGTGCAATGCAGATCGTCGCCGTCGCGCACGAAGATGTCGTGCGGCTGCTCGTGGATCTCGACATACAGGTCACCGGCCGGTCCGCCGCCCGGACCCACTTCTCCCTGCGCGGCCAACCGGACCCGCATGCCGTCGCCGACGCCGGCGGGGATCTTGACGGTGATGTCCCGGCGGGCCTGCACCCGTCCGTCACCGCCGCACTGGTGACATGGGTCCGGAATGACTTCGCCGACACCACGGCAGGTCGGACACGGGCGTGCCGTCATCACCTGGCCGAGCAGGGATCGCTGCACGGTCTGCACTTCCCCGCGACCGCCGCAGGTGTCACACGACACCGGCTTCGAGTCGCCGTTGGTGCCGCGGCCCTGGCATCGGTCACACAGCACCGCGGTGTCGACGGTGACCTGTTTGCTCACGCCGGTCGCGCATTCGGTGAGGTCGAGCCGCATCCGAAGGAGCGAGTCCGACCCCGGCCGGACCCGGCCGACCGGTCCGCGGGACGTCGTGCCGCCGCCGAAGAACGCCTCGAAAACGTCACCCAGGCCACCGAAGCCCGCGAAGCCGCTGCCGCCCGCGGCCGCGTTCTCCAGCGGATCGCCGCCCATGTCGACGATGCGTCGCTTCTCCGGGTCGGACAGCACCTCGTAGGCGACGCTGATCTCCTTGAACTTCGCCTGCGCGGCCTCGTCGGGGTTGACATCCGGGTGCAGCTCACGGGCCAGCTTGCGATACGCGCGCTTGAGCTCCGTATCGCTCGCGTTCTTGCTCACGCCGAGCAGACCGTAATAGTCGCGTGCCACGCTTGACCTTCCTGACCTCTCCTGAACTCCTCGGCCCAGATTCCGACCGCCAACCGGCGGTCTTGAATGAATTGTGCCTGCAGCGCGGGTTTAACGTGTACCCAGCACTTCTCCGATGTAAAGAGCAACCGCAGCGACACTAGCGATAGTTCCCGGATAGTCCATTCGGGTGGGCCCGAGGACACCCATGCCGCCGTAGACGGTGTCGGAGGTGCCGTAGGCCGTCGACACCACCGAAGTGCCCATCATCTGCTCGGCCTCGGTTTCGTGGCCGATGCGGACAGTGACCTTGCCGGCCTCCTGCTGCGCGGCCAGCAGCTTCAAGACGACGACCTGCTCCTCCAGCGCCTCGAGGATCGAGCGCAGCGAGCCGCCGAAGTCGGCGGTGTTGCGGGTCAGGTTGGCGGTTCCGCCGAGCAGCAGGCGCTCCTCGGTGTGCTCGACCAGCGACTCGAGCAGCACCGTCGCCGAACGACCCACCGCGTCGCTGAGGCTCTTCGACTGTCCCCCGCGACCATCGAGTTGGGCCGCCAGGTCGGCCACCGCGACGGACGCCGCGGACAGCTTCTTGCCCTCCAGCGCCGCCCCGAGCATCTCCCGCAGCTGCGACAGCTGGTGGTCGTCGATCACGTCGCCGAGTTCGACGATGCGCTGGTCCACCCGTCCGGTGTCGGTGATGACCACCATCAGCAGGCGGGCGGGAGTCAGCGCGATCACTTCCAGGTGCCGCACCGTCGACGTCGACAGTGTCGGGTACTGCACGACGGCCACCTGGCGGGTGAGCTGGGCGAGCAGGCGGACGGCGCGGCGCAGCACGTCGTCGAGGTCGACGCCGGATTCCAGGAAGCTCTGGATCGCCCGCCGCTCGGCCACCGAGAGCGGCTTGACGTCGTCGAGGCGGTCGACGAACTCGCGGTAGCCCTTCTCCGTGGGGACTCGACCCGAGCTGGTATGCGGCTGGGTGATGTAGCCCTCGGCCTCGAGGACGGCCATGTCATTGCGCACAGTGGCGGAAGAGACGCCGAGGTTGTGCCGGTCCACCAGCGACTTGGAACCGATCGGCTCCTTGGTGGCGACGAAGTCGGCGACAATCGCATGCAGCACCTGGAAGCGGCGCTCGTCGGCAGTTCCCATCTGACAGATCAACCCTCCTAACCTCGACCAGTTTACGGGGATCACCAGGCTCAACTGCGTCTGTCGCGACTTCTCCTCCGGCCGAACCGGCTGGCGTCGTCGTCGCGATATCGTGGCGTCCATGGCCGCATCGGTGAGCCTCACGTTGGAGACAGCCGAGGGATGATTTTCAAAGGCGTGCGCGACGGCAAGCCATACCCCGACCACAACCTGTCCTACCGCGATTGGTCGCGGATTCCGCCGCGACAGATCCGGCTCGACGAGATCGTCACCACGACAACGGTGCTGGCGCTGGACCGGCTGCTGTCGGAGGACTCCACGTTCTACGGCGACCTGTTTCCGCACGCCGTGCTGTGGAAAGGCGTCATCTACCTCGAAGACGGCCTGCACCGCGCGGTGCGTGCGGCGCTGCGGAATCGCACCGTCCTGCACGCGCGGTTGCTCGACCTCGACGCGGTCACGCCGCACGCCGACTAGGTGTGCCGCGTCGTGCTCAGTTGACGGCGGTCGCCGCTTGCACCAGCGCGAGCGCGGAGTCGTGCTGCAGCATCCAGGTGCCGCCCTGGTCGACGAACACCAGCGTCTTTTCGACCGGACCGGCGAACTTCGGCCCGGTGATCGCGACGTCGGCCTTCACGCCGTTACCTGGAACCGGCTCGATGTTGGTGACATTGAACTGCTCGGGGAAGTTTCCGTTGCGGTAGGCCTTGCGCAGATCGTGGTCGGCCACGTGGCCCTCGCCAGCCGGGATGCCGTTTTCCACCAGGCCGACTTTGGTCTCATAGCCCACGCCCGGGTCGGTGACGCGGTTGCACAGGTCGGCCAGCTGCTCGGGGCTCGGCAGCGGCGGCTCGCCCGGCGCGGGCGGTGGCGGGTCGAGGGGGGCAGTGTGCACGACGGGCACGACCTGCGGTGCGGCGCCGACGGTCAGCGCCGTCGCACCGGCCGCGGCGGCGCCGATGGCGGCGACAGCAGCCACCCCGGTGGCGAAGAATTTCACGGTCATCGTTGTCCCTTCGATTCGGATCGTCGGAGTCATTCTGCTGGTCGTTGCGCGGTCCGCGGGGACCCTACCCGAGCGTGTCCCACACCGAGCTAGCCGACGTGGATGCGCCACTCGGCGGCGTCGCGCTGCTGACGCCAGAAGTCGTCGAATCGACCGCCCGCGCTGAGCAGGTCACCGACGGTGCCGTCCTCGACGATCGCGCCGCCGTCCAGGAACAACACCCGGTCGGCGTGCCGGATGCTGGCCAGTCGGTGCGCGACGATCACCCGGGTCCGCGGCCGCGGGTCCGCGGTGAGCGCGTCGACCACCGCGGCCTCGTTCTCGGTGTCCAATGCACTCGTCGCCTCGTCGACCAGCAGGATCGGAGCGGGTTTGAGCAGAGCCCGCGCGATGCTGACCCGCTGGCGCTCGCCGCCGGACAGGGCCGACCCGGCCTCGCCGACCACCGTCTCGGCACCGGCGGGCAGCCGGCCGGTCAGTTCGTCGACGCGGGCCAGCGCGACGGCGCGGTCGAACTCCGCCTCACTGGCGGTGGGGTCACCGGCCGCGACGTTCTCGCGAATCGTCCCGTGGAACAGGTACGGATGCTGGAACACGACACTGCTCGTCGCGCGGCGGCTCTCGGCATCGAGGGTCGCGACGTCGACGCCGTCGACTAGGACGCGCCCGCTGACCGGCTGATACAGGCCGGCGATCAGGGACAGGATGGTGCTCTTGCCCGATCCGGACGGTCCGACGATCGCCGTCGTGGTGCCCGGCTGCAGCGTGAAGCTGACCCCATCCAGGACCGGCGTGCCCGCGCCGTCGTAGGTGAACGTGACGTTGTCGAATTCGACACGCGGCGCGCCGTCGTGGCCGCGGCGGTCCACGTCCCCGGCGGCTATCACCGGCGCGCTCAGCACCGCGCGGATCCGGTCGAGCGTGGCGCGAGTGCTTTCCAGGGCCGGGCCCAGCTCGCTGATCGACGTGAACGGCTCCAGGTAGCGGGCGATCACCACGATCAGGGCGACCGCCTCGGGCACGCTCAACGTGTGGTCGATCGTCAAAGCCGTTGTCGCGCCGGCGAACAGGATCAGCGCGAGCTGGCTGGCCAGGCTGAACAACAGCTGGCCGGGCACCTGCATGGCCAGCAGGCGCATCGTCGCGCCGTGCTGGGCGGCGAGCGCGTCGCCGACCATGCTTCGGGCCGGCTCGACGCGTCGCGCCGCGCGCAATGCCTGCTGGGTGCGCGCGAATTCGATGATGCGCTCGGTCAGCGACGTATTCGCCTCGGCAGCAGCCTGATCCGCGCGGCGGGCCAACCGGGCCGAAGCCCACAGGGCGCCCAGCAGCAACGGCACCCCGGCCATGGCGGCCACACCGAGCTGCCAGGACACCGGCAGCAGGGCGACCCCGATGGCCGCCGGCAGCAGCACGGCGGTGACCAACGGCGTCAGCAGGTTGACCGCGAGGCCGACCAGCTCGGGCCCGGTCGCGGCAATCGCCTGGCGTGCGATCGCGGTGTTGTCCGCGTTGAACCACTCCAGCCGCACGTCGGGTAGCCGGTCCGCGACATCGTGCTGGGTGTGGTCGAGGACCTCGAAGCCCAGATCGAAACCGATTCGCGCAGTGGCGGTGTCGATCACCCAACCCGCCGCGGTCGCGGCGGTCAACCAGCCCAGCCACCCCAGCGCCCGGTGTGGGGTGTCGCTGAACAACGCTCCGACCAACGGCACCAGCAGTACGGTGCCGACCGCCCGGACGATCACCGAGACCAGGGCGAGGACGGCGTAGACGACTACCTTGCCGCGGCGCTCCGCGGGGACGAGGCCGATCCAGGTGCGAATCATCGGGCGGCCTCCTGACCTACCGGGTCACGACGGCCGCTGTCCCACAGGCGTCGGTAGCGACCGTCGGCAGCCAGCAACTCGTCGTGGGTGCCTTGCTCGGCGATGCGGCCATGATCGAGCACGACGATCTGGTCGGCGCCGGCGATGGTGTGCAGCCGGTGCGCGATCACCAACACCGTCCGCTCCCGGGTCAGTCGGTTGAGCGCTTGCTGGACAAGGTATTCCGACTCAGGGTCTGCGAATGCGGTGGCCTCGTCCAGAATCAGGACAGGGGTGTCGGCGAGGATGGCACGGGCGATCGTCAGGCGTTGACGCTCGCCACCGGACAGGCTGCTGGCGGCCCCTAGCAAGGTGTCGTAACCGTTCGGCAGCCGCAGGATGCGGTCGTGGATCTGGGCCTCGCGGGCGGCCGCCTCGATGCGTTCACGAGAGGCGTCGGGGACAGCCAGTGCGATGTTCTCGGCGACGGTGCCGTGCACCAGCTGGGTTTCCTGCAGCACGAATCCGACCCGGGTATAGAGCTGGTCGGCGGTGAACGTTCGAATGTCCTGTCCCGCAACGGTGATCGCACCACCCTGTACGTCGTAGAACCGGGCCAGGAGCGCGGCCAGTGTCGACTTGCCCGAGCCGGACGGACCGACCAGCGCGGTGACCGTGCCGGGTCGCAACGTCAGCGAGACGTCGTGGACCACCGGCACGCCGGGGCGGTAGCCGAAGGTCACCCGGTCGAACACCACCGAATCACCGGACCCGGTCGGCGGCTCGTCACGCACCGAGAGCTCCGGCTCGTCGAGCGCGATCTGCAGTCGACGGGCGGCCAGCAGCCCGGCGCGAATACCGCCGAGCCCGTAGGCGATGTTGAGCAGCCGGGCCCCGAACGTGGTGCCCAACAACAGGAACGGCAACAGCTCGACCGGTTGCAGGTGGCCGGCGACAACGAGCAGGGTACCGGTCCCGACGATCAGCCAGAGGAACGTGGTTGGCCGGGTGACCAGATCCATCACAGTCTTCTTGCCGGCCAGCGGGCGTTGCCAGTCGGTGAGGAACCCGACGTACTCGTCGAGTCGACGTCGGAAGCTCGACGCGGCGGCGCCACCGAAGACGCGAATCACCGGCTGGCCTTCGAGATACGCCCCGGCCTCGCCGCTCATCCGCTCTGCCCAGCGTTGCGACTGCGGGATCTTCGGTCCAGATTGAATGGTCATCGACGACGTCAGCACCAGATACACCAGCACCGGCCCGAACAACACCAGCGCCACCCGCCAGTCGACGACGAAGAGGTACACCAGCACCGCTAGCGGCGCGACCACCGCCGCGACCGCGTCCGGGATGGCATGGGTGACCAAATAATGCAGCGACAAGGTGTCTTCGGCGACCAGCTGCTTGATCGACCCCGAGCCGCGAGCGGTGAACCACCCCAACGGCACCCGCGCCAATTTGCTCAGCAGCCTCGACCTCAGGTCGCTGGCAAACCGCGCATCGACGACGTGCAGCCACAGCGTCAGGGCGGCGCCCAGCAGGGTGCCGATCCCCAGCAGCGCCACGGCTGCCACACCGATCTCTTCGAGCTGTGACGCCCGGGCGCCGGACACCAATTGGCGTGCGAGCTCGACCAATAACACATACGGCGCCAACTGGACCAGCGTGATGATCGCCTGCAGCAGCCCGGACGCGATCAGCGCCGGGCGCAGCGGCGCGAGCAGCCGGCCGGCGGCCTGAGCGCGCCAGCTCCCCCGCGGCACATCCTGCACCACAACGGGTTCCGGCTTCGCGGTGACCGGGTCATTGCTGAGCGCGACCGTGTCGACAACTGGCTCGTCGCCCCGCCGGGTGCCCATCTCACGCCCGGCGCTCCAATAGGCCTGCGCGTGAATCTCCGATTTGGGGAAGCCGAAGTCGTCACGCAGCCGGGCACGAACATGCTTGAGCGTGGTGGCTTCCGGCGTGGCCCAGCAATACCAGTCGGACCAGTCGCGGGTCTCGATGGCCGCCGCAAGCGACTTCTCGTCGCGTCGGCCGACCCAGTGCAGTCGCAGCCGCGGATGGTCAGCGATCGGGATCTGACGGTCGTTGTCGTCGTGCTGCTCGAGATACACCTCGATCGGTACGTCGGCGGGGACGACGCTGATGATGCCGTTGATGCCGGGAATCGATGCGGAGTCACCGATCAGCAGGTAGCCGGCCGGCTGCTCGTCGGGCGTGTCGAAGCGCGAGGAGCCCATCAACGACATCACCGCGATGGTTGCGCCGGGTTCGACCGTCCGGGCCCACTTCGACGCCGGACCCGCTGGGTCGTGCAGCACCACGTCGACGGCGAAGCGACCCGAGGCCACGTCGGCCTCGGAGATCGTGTACGCGCGTTGGAATTCGGTGGTCGAGCCGTCAGGGTCGGGGAACCAGAATCGGAGCCAGGCCGCCGGCTCGGCCTGCGCGTCGGAGAACAGCGTGGGTGACTGCATCCTGATCCGCACGAAATGCGGTGCAACCCGGATGGTTTCGAGGACGGTCGCGGTGTGGTCGCGGGCGCCGAAGCCCCGCAGCATCGCTCCTTGGAACCCGCGGGCCATCAGGTGTCCATCGCCTCGCGGAGACTTCGTGGCCGCATGTCGGTCCAGTTCTCCTCCACATAGGCTAGGCATTCCGCGCGGCCGGCCTCGCCGAAGACCTTGCGCCAACCCGCCGGGATGTCGGCGAAGGTCGGCCACAGGCTGTGCTGGTCTTCGTCGTTGACCAGGACGACGAACGTCCCGTTCTCGTCATCGAATGGATTGGTG
This genomic stretch from Mycobacterium paraterrae harbors:
- the era gene encoding GTPase Era → MTEFRSGFVCFVGRPNTGKSTLTNALVGSKVAITSNRPQTTRHTIRGIVHRDDFQIILVDTPGLHRPRTLLGKRLNDLVRDTYSEVDAIGLCIPADEAIGPGDRWIVEQIRTTAPRTTLVAIVTKIDTVSKDKLAAQLVAVSELVGGDAEVVPVSATTGEQLDVLIGVLVAALPPGPPYYPDGELTDEPEEVLMAEFIREAALEGVRDELPHSLAVVIDEVNPREGRDDLIDVHALLYVERDSQKGIVIGKGGERLREVGTAARTQIEKLLGTKVYLDLRVKVAKNWQRDPKQLGRLGF
- a CDS encoding hemolysin family protein — protein: MSHFASLFGAIVLISLGSVFAAIDAAISTVSMARVQEMVRDERPGAGRLAKIMTDRPRYINLVVLLRIVCEISATVLLAQFFYRAVSRDWGMFIAAVVMVIVSFVVIGVGPRTLGRQNAYSIALVSALPLQAISVLLTPISRVLVVLGNMLTPGRGFRNGPFSSEIELREVVDLAQQRGVVADDERRMIQSVFELGDTPAREVMVPRTEMIWIESDKTVAAATSLAVRSGHSRIPVIGENVDDIVGVVYLKDCVQQAYYSSANGRETPVTEVMRPAVFVPDSKPLDDLLREMQRDRNHMTLLVDEYGAIAGLVTIEDVLEEIVGEIADEYDAAEVAPVEELGDNRFRVSARLPIEDVGELYDLEFEEDLDVDTVGGLLALELGRVPLPGSEVVSHGLRLHAEGGPDHRGRVRIGTVLLSRVDESETR
- the ybeY gene encoding rRNA maturation RNase YbeY, which produces MTIEVANESGFDVSESELISVAKFVIAQMDVNPAAELSMVLLDSAAMADLHMRWMDLPGPTDVMSFPMDELEPGGRPDAPEPGPAMLGDIVLCPEFAAEQAAAAGHSLGHELALLTIHGVLHLLGYDHAEPDEEKEMFGLQRRLLEEWVADQVEYYRQQRQQDRDQRLLDKSRYFDH
- a CDS encoding PhoH family protein, with the protein product MTPRETNAAGPSTSSVRSSIDVPPDLVMGLLGSADENLRTLERQLAADLHVRGNAVTISGLPADVALAERVLSELVAIVAGGQPLTPEGVRHSVAMLVGTGNESPAEVLTLDILSRRGKTIRPKTLNQKRYVDAIDDHTIVFGIGPAGTGKTYLAMAKAVNALQTKQVTRIILTRPAVEAGERLGFLPGTLYEKIDPYLRPLYDALHDMMDPDLIPKLMSSGVIEVAPLAFMRGRTLNDAFIILDEAQNTTAEQMKMFLTRLGFGSKIVVTGDVTQIDLPGNSRSGLRAAVDILDGIDDIHISELTSSDVVRHRLVSEIVDAYARHEQPGLSMNRAARRGSGHR
- a CDS encoding 16S rRNA (uracil(1498)-N(3))-methyltransferase, with amino-acid sequence MAGLFYVGALPENGEVAVVDGDEGFHAATVRRIRVGEALTLGDGNGAVARCVVEQVARDGLRARVLDRRHVQPARPPVTVVQALPKSERSELAVELATEAGADTLVAWQAARCVARWDGPRADKGLRRWSAVARAAAQQSRRAYIPPVEGVWSTAMLAVRIGDLVAEGGLVLALDGVAERPLTDLSPAQATSVTVVVGPEGGIAPDEITALVEAGAKAVRLGPTVLRTSTAAAVALGALGVLTSRWSTADGGQPLGPFTDRR
- the dnaJ gene encoding molecular chaperone DnaJ; this encodes MARDYYGLLGVSKNASDTELKRAYRKLARELHPDVNPDEAAQAKFKEISVAYEVLSDPEKRRIVDMGGDPLENAAAGGSGFAGFGGLGDVFEAFFGGGTTSRGPVGRVRPGSDSLLRMRLDLTECATGVSKQVTVDTAVLCDRCQGRGTNGDSKPVSCDTCGGRGEVQTVQRSLLGQVMTARPCPTCRGVGEVIPDPCHQCGGDGRVQARRDITVKIPAGVGDGMRVRLAAQGEVGPGGGPAGDLYVEIHEQPHDIFVRDGDDLHCTISVPMVDAALGTTVTIDAILDGLTEITIPPGTQPNSVTTRRGHGMPHLRSGARGDLHVHVEVVVPERLDHQDAELLREFKSRRGRDVAEVQSTHAPANHNGGLFSRLRETFTGR
- the hrcA gene encoding heat-inducible transcriptional repressor HrcA, producing MGTADERRFQVLHAIVADFVATKEPIGSKSLVDRHNLGVSSATVRNDMAVLEAEGYITQPHTSSGRVPTEKGYREFVDRLDDVKPLSVAERRAIQSFLESGVDLDDVLRRAVRLLAQLTRQVAVVQYPTLSTSTVRHLEVIALTPARLLMVVITDTGRVDQRIVELGDVIDDHQLSQLREMLGAALEGKKLSAASVAVADLAAQLDGRGGQSKSLSDAVGRSATVLLESLVEHTEERLLLGGTANLTRNTADFGGSLRSILEALEEQVVVLKLLAAQQEAGKVTVRIGHETEAEQMMGTSVVSTAYGTSDTVYGGMGVLGPTRMDYPGTIASVAAVALYIGEVLGTR
- a CDS encoding type II toxin-antitoxin system VapB family antitoxin, with protein sequence MIFKGVRDGKPYPDHNLSYRDWSRIPPRQIRLDEIVTTTTVLALDRLLSEDSTFYGDLFPHAVLWKGVIYLEDGLHRAVRAALRNRTVLHARLLDLDAVTPHAD
- a CDS encoding ABC transporter ATP-binding protein — protein: MIRTWIGLVPAERRGKVVVYAVLALVSVIVRAVGTVLLVPLVGALFSDTPHRALGWLGWLTAATAAGWVIDTATARIGFDLGFEVLDHTQHDVADRLPDVRLEWFNADNTAIARQAIAATGPELVGLAVNLLTPLVTAVLLPAAIGVALLPVSWQLGVAAMAGVPLLLGALWASARLARRADQAAAEANTSLTERIIEFARTQQALRAARRVEPARSMVGDALAAQHGATMRLLAMQVPGQLLFSLASQLALILFAGATTALTIDHTLSVPEAVALIVVIARYLEPFTSISELGPALESTRATLDRIRAVLSAPVIAAGDVDRRGHDGAPRVEFDNVTFTYDGAGTPVLDGVSFTLQPGTTTAIVGPSGSGKSTILSLIAGLYQPVSGRVLVDGVDVATLDAESRRATSSVVFQHPYLFHGTIRENVAAGDPTASEAEFDRAVALARVDELTGRLPAGAETVVGEAGSALSGGERQRVSIARALLKPAPILLVDEATSALDTENEAAVVDALTADPRPRTRVIVAHRLASIRHADRVLFLDGGAIVEDGTVGDLLSAGGRFDDFWRQQRDAAEWRIHVG